One Desulfonispora thiosulfatigenes DSM 11270 DNA window includes the following coding sequences:
- a CDS encoding Cof-type HAD-IIB family hydrolase yields MDYKLVAIDLDDTLLNEDRVISQRSKNIIKESILKGVLVTFATGRMFKSALPYALEIGLTIPLITYQGALVKYADGREISHLPLSLDLAKDVVNFIRPKGIHMNLYYSDDLYVFEVNKWAEHYAKMTQVPINILNSLEEKPIAPTKIVLMGDSNELEGLNEGLKAEFGGHTNLTRSKPHLLEISHPEATKGMALKRLAESMNIKREQVIAIGDELNDLDMIEYAGCGVAIGNACDELKQVADIITLSNEDDGVAAILEKLILPL; encoded by the coding sequence ATGGATTATAAATTAGTGGCAATAGATTTAGATGATACTTTACTGAATGAGGATAGGGTTATTTCACAAAGGTCTAAAAATATAATAAAAGAAAGTATTTTAAAGGGAGTCTTAGTTACATTTGCGACAGGAAGAATGTTTAAATCGGCACTACCCTATGCACTTGAAATTGGGCTTACAATTCCTTTAATTACGTACCAGGGCGCATTAGTTAAGTATGCTGATGGTAGAGAAATATCACATTTACCTTTATCCTTAGATTTAGCTAAAGATGTCGTTAATTTTATTAGACCTAAGGGAATTCATATGAATTTATATTATAGTGATGATTTATATGTATTTGAAGTTAATAAGTGGGCAGAACATTATGCAAAAATGACCCAGGTACCTATAAATATTTTAAATTCACTTGAAGAAAAACCTATTGCACCTACTAAAATTGTGCTTATGGGAGATAGTAATGAGCTAGAAGGATTAAATGAAGGATTAAAGGCTGAATTTGGGGGACACACCAATTTAACCAGATCAAAACCTCATTTATTAGAAATATCCCATCCGGAAGCTACAAAAGGGATGGCTTTAAAAAGATTAGCAGAAAGTATGAATATTAAGAGGGAACAGGTAATTGCTATAGGGGATGAATTAAACGATTTAGATATGATTGAATATGCGGGCTGTGGGGTAGCTATTGGAAATGCTTGTGATGAATTAAAACAGGTAGCAGATATAATAACATTATCTAATGAGGACGACGGAGTTGCCGCAATACTAGAAAAACTAATATTGCCTTTGTAG
- a CDS encoding aspartyl-phosphate phosphatase Spo0E family protein yields the protein MSEIRELRRKIQEKRYELHNAVDSNFDRLLAEETYELSVELDRLIVKVMQKELRQKTYN from the coding sequence ATGTCTGAAATAAGAGAATTGCGTAGAAAAATTCAAGAAAAAAGATATGAGCTTCATAACGCAGTAGACAGTAATTTTGACCGTTTATTGGCCGAGGAAACCTATGAATTAAGCGTTGAGCTAGATCGCTTAATTGTAAAGGTAATGCAAAAAGAACTTAGGCAAAAAACCTATAATTAA